CCAAATCGACGACGCCATGTCGCCCATCCTGTGTCGCTGCGGGACCTATCAGCGGATCCGGGCGGCGATCCACCGCGCCGCCGCGGGAGGTGCCCGATGAAAACCTCTCGTCGCGAATTCATCAAGGTCAGCGGCGCCGCCGGCGCCGGCCTGGTGCTTGCGTTTCATCTGCCCTCCAGCCTGCAGGCCCAATCCGCCGCCAAGTCTTTCGCTCCGAATGCCTGGTTGCGGATCGATCCTTCGGGAAAGGTGACGATCACCTGCCACAAATCGGAGATGGGCCAGGGCGTGCGCACTTCGCTGCCCATGATGGTTGCCGAGGAACTGGATGTCGACTTCTCGAAGGTGGTCGTCGAGCAGGCGATGGCCGATCCGAAATATGGTCAGCAGTTGACCGGTGGCAGCACCAGCGTCCGTACCACGATGGAGAAGCTGCGCACCGCCGGGGCTACCGCACGTGCCATGTTGGTGGCGGCAGCAGCCAAGGAATGGGGCGTTCAGCCATCCGCGTGCCACACCGAGCCCGGTTTTGTAGTCGGGCCCGCGGGCAAACGCGCCGGCTACGGGGCGCTGGCCGAGGCAGCCGCCAAGCTGCCCGTTCCCAAGGACGTGAAACTCAAAGACCCCAAGGAGTTCAAGGTCATGGGGCGGCCACTGCCCCGGACCGATGTCGCCGACAAGGTGAACGGCAAGGCCGTGTTCGGCATCGACGTACGCATGCCCGGCCTGCTGGTGGCCACCATCGCCCGCTGCCCCGTCTTTGGCGGCAAGCTGGCGAAATTCGATGCCACCAGGGCGAAGGCCGTTTCCGGTGTCAAGCATGTGGTCCAGGTGCCGAGCGGCGTCGCGGTGGTTGGCGATTCGTTCTGGTCGGCACAAAAGGGCCGCGAGGCTTTGCAGGTCACCTGGGATGAAGGTCCCCACGCTGCCTTAAGCAGCGCCGGCATCCGCGACCGCTTCGTGGAGCTTGCCAAGGGGCCTGCACAGCTGGGTCAGAAAGAGGGCGACGCCACCTCCGCCTTGGCTCAAGCCACTCACAAGCTGGAGGCGAGTTACGAGGTCCCGTTCCTGGCGCATGCCACCATGGAACCGATGAACTGCACGGCCAGCGTCAAGCCAGGCAACATCGAGGTCTGGGCGCCGACCCAGTTTCCGGAGATGCTGCGCGAGACTGGATCGGGCCTGCTCGGCGTCAAGCCGGAGCAGATCAAGGTGCACATCACCTACCTGGGAGGCGGATTCGGGCGCCGCGCCGAGGCGGACTACGCCCTCGATGCGCTCGCGGTGTCGAAAGAGATCGGCGCTCCGGTGAAGGTGGTCTGGTCCCGCGAAGATGACATGCAGCACGATTGGTATCGTCCCGCGAGCCTGCATCTTCTGGCCGGAGGTGTGGATGCTAACGGCAAGCTGGTGGCCTGGAAGCACCGCGTGGTGGCGCCTTCCATCGGCGGCCAGCGCGGCTGGGTCAAGGAAGGAGCGCTCGACGAAGACGCCCTGGAGTGCGCGGTAAAGACT
This genomic stretch from Terriglobales bacterium harbors:
- a CDS encoding molybdopterin cofactor-binding domain-containing protein yields the protein MKTSRREFIKVSGAAGAGLVLAFHLPSSLQAQSAAKSFAPNAWLRIDPSGKVTITCHKSEMGQGVRTSLPMMVAEELDVDFSKVVVEQAMADPKYGQQLTGGSTSVRTTMEKLRTAGATARAMLVAAAAKEWGVQPSACHTEPGFVVGPAGKRAGYGALAEAAAKLPVPKDVKLKDPKEFKVMGRPLPRTDVADKVNGKAVFGIDVRMPGLLVATIARCPVFGGKLAKFDATRAKAVSGVKHVVQVPSGVAVVGDSFWSAQKGREALQVTWDEGPHAALSSAGIRDRFVELAKGPAQLGQKEGDATSALAQATHKLEASYEVPFLAHATMEPMNCTASVKPGNIEVWAPTQFPEMLRETGSGLLGVKPEQIKVHITYLGGGFGRRAEADYALDALAVSKEIGAPVKVVWSREDDMQHDWYRPASLHLLAGGVDANGKLVAWKHRVVAPSIGGQRGWVKEGALDEDALECAVKTPYAIPNVLVEYVMANTGVPAGWWRSVYSSQNVLATECFMDELAAAAKRDPLEFRLASANVRTAGVLKLAAEKAGWGKPRAGRWQGIAAAFSFGSYVAHVAEVSMDGNLPRVHRVVSAVDCGLYVNPAIIEAQVMSAVVYGLSGMRSAITVQNGRVQQSNYHDFEIPRMNEVPAVEVHLVKSSEKPGGIGEPGLPPLAPAVLNAMAAATGRRSRKLPLTA